A window of Eretmochelys imbricata isolate rEreImb1 chromosome 25, rEreImb1.hap1, whole genome shotgun sequence contains these coding sequences:
- the LOC144257425 gene encoding olfactory receptor 14A16-like has protein sequence MSNQTTVTEFLLLGFSDVRELQILHFMVFLVLYLAALTGNLLSIIAIALDHHLHTPMYFFLMSLSILDLSSISVTIPKSMANSLMNTRSISYAGCVAQVFFLIFFAVADFALLTIMAYDRYVAICKPLHYETIMNRKACVQMAASAWISVILSASLHTGNTFSITFCGGNMVDQFFCEIPQLLKLACSNSYISEVGVIEFGVCLTISCFVFIIVTYVQILTMVLRIPSEQGRHKTFSTCLPHLIVISMFFSTVVFAYMKPISSSPSALDLVVAVLYSVLPPVMNPIIYSIKNKEIKASLRKLTGWRLFNKNKMSAFL, from the coding sequence atgtccaaccaaaccaccgtgaccgagttccttctcctgggattctctgatgttcgagagctgcagattttgcacttcatggtgtttctagtgctttacctggcagccctgacaGGGAATCTTCTCAGCATCATAGCCATAGCTcttgaccaccaccttcacacccccatgtacttcttcctgatgagtttgtccatcctagacctcagctccatctctgtcaccatccccaaatctatggccaattccctTATGAATACCAGGTCCATTTCCTATGCTGGATGTGtcgcccaagtctttttcctcatcttctttgCTGTAGCCGACTTCGCCTTACTCACCATTATGGCGTACGATCGATACGTTgccatctgcaaaccactgcactatgagactataatgaacaggaaagcttgtgtccaaatggcagccagtgcctggatcagtgtaatTCTCTCTGCTTCATTGCATACCGGGAACACGTTTTCGataaccttctgtggaggcaacatggtggatcagttcttctgtgaaatcccccagctactcaAACTCGCCTGCTCTAACTCGTACATCAGTGAAGTTGGGGTTATTGAATTTGGTGTGTGTTTAACCataagttgctttgtttttataattgtgacatatgttcagatcttgaccatggtattgagaatcccctctgagcagggccgacataaaaccttctccacatgccttcctcatctcattgtaatttccatgtttttttccactgttgtctttgcctacatgaaacccatctccagctctccgtcagctctggatctcgtggtggctgttctctattccgtgctgccgccagtgatgaatccgatcatctacagcataaagaacaaggaaatcaaagcttccctgaggaaaCTGACTGGGTGGAGGTTATTCAACAAGAATAAAATGTCTGCGTTTCTCTGA